A region from the Populus trichocarpa isolate Nisqually-1 chromosome 18, P.trichocarpa_v4.1, whole genome shotgun sequence genome encodes:
- the LOC18111082 gene encoding synaptotagmin-5 codes for MSFFVGLIFGLAVGLALIVGFVKSENARSKLRSELATTIAAFARMTVDDSRKILPAEFYPSWVVFSQRQKLDWLNQHLTKIWPYVDQAASGLIKASLEPVLEQYRPVILSSLKFSKFTLGTVAPQFTGVSIIEDGGSGITMELEMNWDGNPSIILGIKTRFGVSLPVQVKDIGFTGVFKLIFKPLVPEFPCFGAICYSLRQKKKMDFTLKVIGGDISAIPGLDDAIQETIRNAVEDSITWPVRKVVPILPGDYSDLELKPVGILEVKLVQAKDLTNKDLIGKSDPFAKLYIRPLPDKTKTSKIINNDLNPIWNEHFEFVVEDASTQHLVVKVYDDEGLQASELLGCAQVKLSELEPGKVKDVWLKLVKDLEVQRDNKNRGQVHLELLYCPFGVENGLVNPFSSDFSMTSLEKVLKSGENGTGVIGNGNEVAQKRREVIIRGVLAVTVISAEDLPMVDLMGKADPFVTLTMKKSEMRNKTRVVNNCLNPVWNQTFDFVVEDGLHDMLIIEVWDHDTFGKDYMGRCILTLTRVILEGEYKECFQLDEAKSGRLNLHLKWTPQHIYRDS; via the exons ATGTCCTTTTTTGTTGGCTTAATTTTCGGTCTTGCTGTCGGATTAGCTTTGATTGTCGGATTTGTTAAGTCTGAAAACGCAAGATCCAAGCTTCGGTCTGAGCTT GCAACAACTATAGCTGCTTTTGCAAGAATGACAGTGGATGATTCAAGAAAGATCTTGCCAGCTGAGTTCTACCCTTCTTGGGTTGTCTTCTCTCAGCGCCAGAAGTT GGATTGGCTTAATCAACATCTTACAAAGATCTGGCCATATGTTGATCAG GCGGCTTCTGGGTTGATAAAAGCTTCACTGGAGCCTGTGCTTGAGCAATATAGACCGGTTATATTGTCATctctcaaattttcaaaatttactcTTGGAACTGTTGCGCCCCAATTTACAG GAGTTTCTATCATCGAGGATGGAGGCAGTGGCATCACTATGGAGTTGGAAATGAACTGGGATGGGAATCCAAGTATAATACTTGGTATTAAGACTAGATTTGGCGTTTCTTTGCCAGTACAg GTGAAAGATATCGGATTTACTGGGGTTTTCAAGTTGATCTTTAAGCCACTAGTTCCTGAGTTCCCCTGCTTTGGAGCTATTTGTTATTCTTTGAGACAAAAG aaaaaaatggattttacACTTAAAGTTATTGGCGGTGACATCTCTGCAATTCCTGGACTTGATGATGCTATTCAG GAGACAATACGGAATGCTGTTGAAGATTCTATCACCTGGCCTGTTCGGAAAGTTGTTCCAATTTTGCCTGGGGATTACAG TGACTTGGAGTTAAAGCCCGTGGGAATATTGGAGGTGAAGCTTGTGCAAGCAAAGGATTTGACAAATAAAGACCTCATTGGGAAATCGGATCCCTTTGCAAAGTTATACATACGCCCTTTACctgacaaaacaaaaaccagcaAAATAATC AACAATGATCTAAATCCAATATGGAACGAACACTTTGAATTTGTTGTTGAAGATGCATCCACACAACACTTAGTGGTAAAAGTTTATGATGATGAGGGGCTACAGGCATCTGAGCTTCTTGGATGCGCCCAAGTAAAGCTAAGTGAGCTTGAGCCTGGTAAAGTGAAGGATGTGTGGTTGAAGCTGGTCAAGGATTTGGAGGTTCAACGAGATAATAAAAACAGGGGGCAG GTGCACCTGGAGCTTCTGTACTGTCCTTTTGGCGTGGAGAATGGCCTTGTCAACCCTTTTTCCTCTGACTTCTCAATGACCTCTTTGGAGAAGGTACTTAAAAGCGGGGAAAATGGTACGGGAGttattggaaatggaaatgaaGTCGCACAAAAGAGAAGAGAGGTTATTATTAGAGGAGTTCTCGCTGTCACTGTCATTTCTGCAGAAGATTTGCCAATGGTGGATTTGATGGGTAAGGCTGACCCCTTCGTTACACTAACAATGAAGAAATCAGAGATGAGAAACAAAACGAGG GTCGTGAACAACTGCTTGAATCCTGTTTGGAATCAAACTTTTGACTTTGTTGTTGAGGATGGATTGCATGATATGCTTATTATCGAAGTTTGGGATCATGACACATTCgggaag gATTATATGGGAAGATGCATCCTAACTTTGACCAGGGTCATATTGGAAGGGGAATACAAAGAGTGCTTCCAACTTGATGAGGCTAAATCTGGAAGATTAAATTTGCACCTCAAGTGGACGCCACAGCATATTTATCGTGATTCTTGA